The Leptospira andrefontaineae genomic sequence GAATACGCGATCAAGAATGGTTTTGAAATTTTTGAAGCAGGGGCCCAAGGAGAGCAGAAATTTTTAAGAGGATTTCCTGCCGTTCCTACTTATAGTTCCCATTTTATTTTCCATGACCAGGCTCGAAATGCGATTGAACGTTTTTTAGAAAACGAAAGAATGCATATGCAGGAAATGATAAGGGAAACTAATCTTTCTTCCCCATTAAAGGAGACCGTAAGGGGAGAATCCGAAGACCAATGAGTGATTTAAAAACCGAAGAGCAGGTTCTCACAAAAGAGAAACTGAAACTCAAAAAACCAGCCAAGTATAGGGTAGTGATCTTAAACGACGATTATACCCCTATGGAGTTTGTGGTCTGGATCCTCAGGGTGGTATTTTATCGGACCCAGGTCGAGAGCGAACAAATTATGCTACAGGCACATACAACCGGAAAGGCTCTTTGTGGAGTCTATTCTCATGACGTTGCCAGAACTAAAGTGAAC encodes the following:
- the clpS gene encoding ATP-dependent Clp protease adapter ClpS, translated to MSDLKTEEQVLTKEKLKLKKPAKYRVVILNDDYTPMEFVVWILRVVFYRTQVESEQIMLQAHTTGKALCGVYSHDVARTKVNETHMLAEEHGHPLHCQMEIEEGEET